The nucleotide window GACTACATATTGATTTACCGCATCAGGATTCGTCTAAACTAGAGATCGATACAAAACTAACAATTATTGGTTATTTGACGGCACTATTCTTCTAATACTATGCAAAATGTTCGCTAAATATCTTGATTTCACAGCGCTCAAGTCAAATTATGGTGAAATTACTCGACCCACGCATGAGTCGGTTAATCAGCCTGTTTACTCAAAAGATTATGCAAAACATCTGTCCCTAGGAGGAAGATTTATTAGGGGAGGGAAAAGGTAAGCTGGATAAACTAAGTTTCTATAGACGTCCGGGATTTAAGTTGGGCCGGGTGATTGCTGTTTTATTTTTCTCTCACTGGGAACTATATATGCGGTAGGCAGGTTTATCTGCACCTTGTCAGCGCATCACCCGGGTGTAATTTCCATTTTTGCTACTACAGGCTTAATTAGGTATCAGCTTTTATGCAGTATTTGGCTAATCGCCTATCCATTTTTGTGGATGGCAATAATATGTTCTATGCACAACAGAAAAACGGGTGGTTCTTTGACCCAAAGCGCGTTTTGGAATATTTCACAACTGAGCGTGAAGTCGAGTTGGTAAACGCATTTTGGTATACCGGCTTAAAAGATCCTCAAGACCAACGCGGGTTTCGGGATGCCTTAATTAGCTTAGGCTACACGGTACGCACCAAGATTCTCAAGGAATACTACGACGATAATTCTGGTCGTTATTCCCAGAAGGCTAACCTGGATATTGAAATTGTGGTCGATATGTTCAACACGGTTGAGCAATACGATCGGGTCGTCCTATTTAGCGGTGACGGCGATTTTGAGCGGGCGATCGAGCTATTGCGCTCCAAGAACACGCA belongs to Romeriopsis navalis LEGE 11480 and includes:
- a CDS encoding LabA-like NYN domain-containing protein translates to MQYLANRLSIFVDGNNMFYAQQKNGWFFDPKRVLEYFTTEREVELVNAFWYTGLKDPQDQRGFRDALISLGYTVRTKILKEYYDDNSGRYSQKANLDIEIVVDMFNTVEQYDRVVLFSGDGDFERAIELLRSKNTHITVVSTEGMIARELRNATDRYIDLNVIRPFIEKSEYA